In the Candidatus Aegiribacteria sp. genome, ATCTTTTCATAAGTGGACGACAACAGTTCGAGGGTTTCACCAAGAACGTACTTTGAATCGATCTTCCTGGTGATTTCTTCGGATTCTTTCATATACTCGATAGCTTTATCGAATTCCTTCATGGATACATACGTAACACCTATGCTGAGCAGGATATCAGCTTCGGTATTTCTATCGTCCGTATCTCTGGTAGTTTTCAGTGCTTTGAAGAAATACTCCAGCGCTTCATCATATTTGCTGATATCTCTAAGAGCTATTCCAATATTCAATCTTGAATGTGATATTCCTTTTCTATCATCCAGTTTTTTTCTCATTCGAAGAGATGCGCGGTGGTATTTCAAGGCTTCAGTACAGTTCTTAAGTTCCTGGTGGATGGCTCCCATATTATTGAGTGTATTGGAATGGTTGATATTCTCGTTGACACTTCTTTCTTCCGAACTGAGATTGCTGTAATATTCTAGAGCCTTGCTGCAATACTCCAGAGCCTTGTCGTTTTTCTCCAATTCAGTGTATAGAATACATATATTGTTATTGATGTCCGCAACACCGCTCGGATCATTCAGTTCTTCAAGCAGCCTTAGTGCGTCAAGATTGTATTCAAGAGCATCGTCGTAGCATGCGAGCCTCCAATAGGTAACACCTATTTCATTAAGTGAATGAGCTTCTTCGTCCCTATCATTTATTCTCCGGGAAAGATCAAGGTGTCTAAAACCGAATTCCAATGCTTCCCGATATCTGCCGGTGTTCTGGAATGACCAGCAGATATTCCCCAGAAACCTGGATTCAATATCCCTGTCAGGAAAGCTATTCAGAAGATTAAAAGCCTCTTCGCAGTATTCAACAGCTTTGGATGGATTCAATGATCGAAGGATTCGCGTAAGT is a window encoding:
- a CDS encoding tetratricopeptide repeat protein, which codes for MGEQPDCNIEKKVTLEELERTLAKAAGKERISILCELTRILRSLNPSKAVEYCEEAFNLLNSFPDRDIESRFLGNICWSFQNTGRYREALEFGFRHLDLSRRINDRDEEAHSLNEIGVTYWRLACYDDALEYNLDALRLLEELNDPSGVADINNNICILYTELEKNDKALEYCSKALEYYSNLSSEERSVNENINHSNTLNNMGAIHQELKNCTEALKYHRASLRMRKKLDDRKGISHSRLNIGIALRDISKYDEALEYFFKALKTTRDTDDRNTEADILLSIGVTYVSMKEFDKAIEYMKESEEITRKIDSKYVLGETLELLSSTYEKMSDLEKALDYFRQFRILEKEIFNENSKKRIMELEIRYNVESRLKEAEITRKKNRELAGANRELKQALNEVKTLSGLLPICASCKKIRDDHGYWKQIESYFSEHSEVHFSHGLCPECVKKLYPEIEE